One window of the Tachypleus tridentatus isolate NWPU-2018 chromosome 10, ASM421037v1, whole genome shotgun sequence genome contains the following:
- the LOC143228927 gene encoding uncharacterized protein LOC143228927 isoform X1: MKLHRCFRRIKPKVQDPTKTFTEAFNNIPKAIGMSEKTYAMVINSFFVNGNDAKTVATEANVTESAVKAAVSLHLKYNLLTNDVSQPVSFTSCKSKTSTSKAIVLSAEQEELLVQYKRQNSRATLKDLQSFVREDRDSFPQITNIGLSTLYNILKRHGSLLCRRKLSASTKECKFVELYCIHCKKSFSNKTNYTQHMSHHGPYKRHYLCNICNKSFLWRNNVYTHKKTVHGILPNRGQQSPR, encoded by the exons ATGAAGCTCCACAGAT GTTTCAGGAGAATTAAACCTAAGGTCCAGGATCCTACTAAGACTTTCACTGAAGCATTTAACAATATTCCAAAAGCTATTGGAATGTCAGAAAAAACATATGCAATGGTAATCAACAGTTTTTTTGTTAATGGAAATGATGCTAAAACTGTGGCAACAGAAGCAAATGTGACAGAAAGTGCAGTAAAGGCTGCTGTGTCTCTTCATCTGAAATATAATTTGCTTACAAACGATGTGTCCCAACCAGTGAGTTTTACTTCATGCAAGTCTAAAACAAGTACGAGTAAAGCTATTGTCTTATCAGCTGAACAAGAAGAACTATTAGTGCAGTATAAGCGACAAAATTCCAGAGCAACACTAAAGGATTTGCAGTCTTTTGTTAGAGAAGATAGGGATTCTTTTCCACAGATCACTAACATTGGTCTGTCAACTTTGTACAACATTTTGAAACGGCATG GGTCATTGCTGTGTAGAAGGAAATTATCTGCCAGTACCAAAGAGTGCAAATTTGTGGAACTTTACTGTATTCATTGTAAAAAATCCTTCTCTAACAAGACAAATTACACCCAACATATGAGCCATCATGGCCCTTACAAGAGGCATTATCTATGTAACATCTGCAACAAGTCTTTCTTATGGAGGAATAATgtgtacacacacaaaaaaacagtgCATGGAATACTGCCAAATCGAGGTCAACAGTCGCCCAGATAA
- the LOC143228927 gene encoding uncharacterized protein LOC143228927 isoform X2 — translation MKLHRCFRRIKPKVQDPTKTFTEAFNNIPKAIGMSEKTYAMVINSFFVNGNDAKTVATEANVTESAVKAAVSLHLKYNLLTNDVSQPVSFTSCKSKTSTSKAIVLSAEQEELLVQYKRQNSRATLKDLQSFVREDRDSFPQITNIGLSTLYNILKRHGMNTSRRRVIAV, via the exons ATGAAGCTCCACAGAT GTTTCAGGAGAATTAAACCTAAGGTCCAGGATCCTACTAAGACTTTCACTGAAGCATTTAACAATATTCCAAAAGCTATTGGAATGTCAGAAAAAACATATGCAATGGTAATCAACAGTTTTTTTGTTAATGGAAATGATGCTAAAACTGTGGCAACAGAAGCAAATGTGACAGAAAGTGCAGTAAAGGCTGCTGTGTCTCTTCATCTGAAATATAATTTGCTTACAAACGATGTGTCCCAACCAGTGAGTTTTACTTCATGCAAGTCTAAAACAAGTACGAGTAAAGCTATTGTCTTATCAGCTGAACAAGAAGAACTATTAGTGCAGTATAAGCGACAAAATTCCAGAGCAACACTAAAGGATTTGCAGTCTTTTGTTAGAGAAGATAGGGATTCTTTTCCACAGATCACTAACATTGGTCTGTCAACTTTGTACAACATTTTGAAACGGCATGGTATGAACACCAGTAGAAGACG GGTCATTGCTGTGTAG